AATTTGTTTGTTCTTCAGGTTCAACCATAACATCTTGATATGCTCTTGATACTAAATCAGTACAATAATACTTATATGACATATCAAGAAAGAATAAAAAGTTATATAAATTTACGTCAACTTTATCATCTGCAAAATCAATAGCACCTTGGATTTGTTCTGAATCAACGTCTTTAACTCGCACACCAATAAATTTGTCGCGATAGTAAGATCCAAAATATGGATACTCTACAGTTCCTTCAGATCTATAGTAAGGATATAACCAGTAATTAGATGATGTTCTATTAATGGTTACACTGAAATCATGTGGTTCATCTCCTGGATGTCTAATGATATCCATGATACTTTCATCATCATCAGGAAAGCCTACAGCCTCAATAAACTGATTGTTTTCGGTTTTTATAGCTGCATGTCCACCAAAATAATAAGATATAAATGGATCAACAAAGAATTCACCCACAAATGGTGATCTTTGTGATAAGAAGATATCACCTGCTTGACCTAAATATTTTCTAGAGTCATCATTAAAAACTGACCTAGTATCTGATGTTTCATATAATGTTTCACGTGGAACTTTATAATATCTCCTCGTTTGAATAACTCCTGTTTGATATGCAAAGTCTTCCTCATATTCAAAAACTGCTCTATCTTTAAAATCATTAA
The sequence above is drawn from the Mariniplasma anaerobium genome and encodes:
- a CDS encoding YiiX/YebB-like N1pC/P60 family cysteine hydrolase yields the protein MKKLFFMGKTRNKKKKKKIRVITFVKGFILLLIGAGIFTVGKAVTKDILVRNEINDFKDRAVFEYEEDFAYQTGVIQTRRYYKVPRETLYETSDTRSVFNDDSRKYLGQAGDIFLSQRSPFVGEFFVDPFISYYFGGHAAIKTENNQFIEAVGFPDDDESIMDIIRHPGDEPHDFSVTINRTSSNYWLYPYYRSEGTVEYPYFGSYYRDKFIGVRVKDVDSEQIQGAIDFADDKVDVNLYNFLFFLDMSYKYYCTDLVSRAYQDVMVEPEEQTNYAKALNDDGFITSVNDIVLSRETYMIFYVEIIDEIVNIYYLEDM